One genomic window of Mucilaginibacter sp. SJ includes the following:
- a CDS encoding SRPBCC family protein, with translation MATTIVKYTDNFPVLYGDDRINLNWPERFTSIAGGMKLGFSGFKNIFKNPFASIVKIGAGGYLLNRGITGHCELYKRIGKLSTNPINVNIRSSFIVNKPRQKVYEFWRKLDNLPLFMKHLESVEVIDSKYSHWVLKLPKNVATISWHAEIVHDEPNEVIGWSSLSDSMINNAGKIRFQDTVDGQGTIVDVVISYQPPAGGVGAGIAKILNPVFKNMVDKDIQNFKQYMDINNDPDEFVEVIVVK, from the coding sequence ATGGCAACTACAATAGTAAAATATACCGACAACTTCCCTGTGCTTTATGGAGATGACCGCATAAACCTGAATTGGCCCGAACGCTTTACGTCCATCGCAGGTGGTATGAAGCTCGGTTTCTCAGGTTTTAAAAATATTTTTAAAAACCCGTTTGCAAGTATCGTAAAAATAGGTGCCGGTGGCTATTTGTTAAACAGGGGCATCACAGGGCATTGTGAGCTTTACAAACGTATTGGTAAACTATCCACCAATCCCATAAATGTAAATATTCGTTCGTCGTTTATTGTAAATAAACCCCGGCAAAAGGTTTATGAATTTTGGCGCAAGCTTGATAACCTGCCCCTTTTTATGAAACACCTGGAAAGTGTGGAGGTCATCGACTCTAAATATTCACACTGGGTTTTGAAGCTTCCCAAAAATGTAGCTACAATCAGCTGGCATGCCGAAATTGTCCATGACGAACCTAATGAAGTGATCGGCTGGAGCTCCCTGTCTGATTCAATGATCAACAATGCCGGTAAAATTCGTTTTCAGGATACGGTTGACGGGCAGGGTACCATTGTTGATGTGGTGATCAGTTATCAGCCCCCGGCAGGCGGTGTAGGCGCAGGCATAGCCAAAATACTAAACCCGGTATTCAAAAATATGGTTGATAAGGATATTCAGAACTTTAAACAATATATGGATATCAATAACGATCCGGATGAGTTTGTTGAAGTAATTGTCGTCAAATAA
- a CDS encoding serine hydrolase, with amino-acid sequence MKCFCILLLIMSSFGSFAQQPDTVFLKGLLYSHPELFSGILNHPAQNEIQILYTRIDRDKDNVPHFTSYSYHLNAHHYFYPASTVKLPTAIFALEKLNELKIKGLSSKSVMITDSAFAGQTKVKIDTSSSTGLASIENYIKKILLVSDNDAYNRLYEFVGRAEINQKLKKYHLNNTRIVGRLAIGDAGESTKHTNPIDFYNDNKLIYQKPALYDASNYPMHLENMLQGKAYLDSSERLVNKPLDFSEKNVYSLADQQMVLKRLLFPETFPKKQRFNLTIDDYRFIYRYMSTFPTENTKPTYRRPEYFPAYCKFLFYGGDSTAVINPDIRIFNKVGDSYGYDIDNAYIVDFKNNVEFMLSAVVQSNEDGILNDNKYEYTTVCLPFLKNLGQVIYQYELKRPKKHLPHLTKFKFTYSKKQ; translated from the coding sequence ATGAAATGTTTCTGTATTTTATTGCTGATCATGAGCTCGTTTGGCAGTTTTGCCCAGCAACCCGATACCGTTTTTCTGAAAGGTTTACTATATAGCCATCCCGAACTATTTTCAGGCATTTTGAACCATCCTGCACAAAACGAAATACAGATCCTATATACCCGGATCGACAGGGATAAAGACAATGTTCCGCACTTTACTTCATACAGCTATCATCTTAATGCGCATCATTATTTTTACCCGGCGAGCACTGTAAAGCTTCCGACGGCCATTTTTGCGCTTGAGAAACTTAACGAGTTAAAAATAAAAGGCTTAAGCAGCAAATCGGTCATGATTACCGACAGTGCATTTGCCGGCCAGACTAAAGTTAAAATAGATACATCATCCTCAACGGGTTTGGCGAGCATCGAAAATTATATTAAAAAGATCTTGCTGGTAAGCGATAATGATGCATATAACCGGCTCTATGAATTTGTCGGCCGTGCAGAGATCAATCAAAAGCTAAAGAAGTATCATCTTAACAATACCCGTATTGTGGGCAGGTTAGCCATAGGTGATGCAGGCGAAAGCACAAAGCACACCAACCCTATTGATTTTTACAATGATAATAAGCTAATTTATCAGAAACCGGCGCTATATGATGCGTCAAATTATCCCATGCACCTGGAAAACATGCTGCAGGGTAAAGCTTATTTAGATAGCAGCGAACGGTTGGTTAACAAGCCTCTTGACTTTTCTGAAAAGAATGTTTACTCTCTCGCCGATCAGCAAATGGTGCTTAAAAGGTTGTTGTTTCCTGAAACTTTCCCTAAAAAGCAACGCTTTAATTTAACGATAGATGACTATCGCTTCATTTACCGTTATATGAGTACCTTCCCCACCGAAAACACCAAACCCACCTATCGCCGCCCCGAATATTTCCCGGCTTATTGCAAGTTTTTGTTCTATGGCGGAGACAGTACAGCAGTTATTAACCCTGACATCAGGATCTTTAATAAAGTTGGTGATAGTTATGGTTATGATATTGATAATGCATATATCGTAGATTTTAAAAACAATGTTGAGTTCATGCTCAGTGCCGTCGTGCAATCAAATGAAGATGGGATACTGAACGATAATAAATACGAGTACACAACGGTATGCCTGCCTTTCCTGAAAAACCTTGGCCAGGTGATATACCAATATGAACTCAAGCGCCCTAAAAAACACCTGCCCCATTTAACTAAATTTAAATTTACTTATAGCAAAAAGCAATAA
- a CDS encoding TonB-dependent receptor plug domain-containing protein — protein MEKKYTKITLGFGLLAIGLSTSAAYAQDTTRTLNTVVVTASRSPKKLSDIGRVVTIISADEINKSQGKSLPQLLNTVAGITFSGANNAPGISTSVFLRGASSGNTLILVDGFPVNNASGIDGSYDLNAFSLDLIDHIEILKGSGSTLYGSDAVAGVINIITKNAKQQGLTGGLQLTGGSYNTFKESASLIGQVKNTGIAINLSNTDSKGFAAATDTTGKGGFKKDGFHQRSASVNLSQNVSSKFILNGNLQVSRNTGDLPYGAFINDNDYTYKNTFLFGGVGAKLILPKGNLNVNLSQNTVQNDFTNLPSDNGGTHQVTKNTGRITNAEAVFNYELNKYLDITSGAGFKYSNTSQYSLYESTAYQAPASIIKAGDAANNIFSAYTSLFFKYDIFHMELGGRYNNHSKYGDKFTYTINPSLFLADQFKIFGTIASAFKSPSLYQLFSQYGNPKLNPEITTSYEAGFDWEIVKNTLSFNTQFFKRNTKDVIYFKNLSGPPYSQYANGQQQKDKGFETELKYHDNKIHASAYYAYVTGKLTDEAGTQTGNLYRRPKSTLGANISYDILNDFQVGVNYKYTGNRTDLAFINFQSTPITLKHYNLVDLHLEYKATKSLNVFGDLNNVLDTKYVDWLGYNTRGINFMLGARYQFK, from the coding sequence ATGGAAAAAAAGTACACTAAAATTACTTTGGGATTCGGTTTGTTAGCTATTGGTTTATCTACCTCAGCAGCATATGCACAGGATACCACACGCACACTTAATACGGTAGTAGTAACTGCAAGCCGTTCGCCTAAAAAACTGTCAGACATCGGCCGCGTTGTTACCATCATTTCTGCCGATGAGATCAATAAATCGCAGGGTAAATCATTACCTCAATTATTAAATACGGTTGCCGGGATAACTTTTTCAGGTGCAAATAATGCCCCCGGTATCAGCACATCGGTTTTCCTGCGCGGAGCTTCATCTGGCAATACCCTTATCCTGGTTGATGGTTTTCCGGTAAACAATGCATCGGGCATTGATGGCAGCTATGACCTTAATGCTTTTTCGCTGGATCTGATAGATCATATCGAGATTTTGAAAGGAAGTGGTTCAACGCTTTATGGTTCTGATGCTGTAGCAGGCGTTATTAATATCATCACAAAAAATGCTAAACAACAGGGATTGACCGGTGGTTTGCAGTTAACAGGCGGCAGCTATAATACGTTTAAAGAGTCGGCCTCATTAATTGGACAGGTGAAAAATACAGGCATAGCCATTAACCTGTCAAATACCGATTCAAAAGGTTTTGCAGCAGCTACAGATACTACGGGCAAAGGCGGTTTTAAGAAAGATGGTTTTCACCAACGTTCTGCCAGTGTGAACCTGAGCCAAAATGTCTCATCTAAATTTATTCTTAATGGAAACCTGCAGGTAAGCCGCAATACTGGTGATCTGCCTTACGGTGCTTTTATAAACGACAATGATTACACTTATAAAAACACATTTTTATTTGGTGGCGTAGGTGCAAAATTGATTTTGCCAAAAGGTAACCTCAACGTGAACCTGTCGCAAAATACGGTTCAAAATGATTTCACCAACCTTCCCTCTGACAATGGCGGAACCCACCAGGTTACAAAAAATACAGGGCGTATAACCAATGCCGAAGCTGTGTTTAATTATGAACTGAATAAGTATTTGGACATTACCAGCGGTGCAGGTTTTAAATACAGCAATACAAGCCAGTATAGTCTGTATGAGTCAACAGCTTACCAGGCACCAGCAAGTATTATCAAAGCCGGTGATGCTGCTAATAACATATTCAGCGCATATACATCGTTATTCTTTAAGTACGATATCTTCCACATGGAACTGGGTGGCAGGTATAATAATCACAGCAAATACGGTGACAAGTTTACCTACACCATCAACCCATCATTATTCCTTGCCGATCAGTTTAAGATCTTTGGTACCATAGCTTCGGCCTTCAAATCACCTTCGCTATATCAGTTGTTTTCGCAATATGGTAATCCCAAATTAAACCCCGAAATCACCACATCATATGAAGCTGGTTTTGACTGGGAGATTGTTAAGAATACCCTTTCATTTAATACCCAGTTTTTCAAGCGCAATACCAAAGATGTTATCTATTTTAAAAACCTGTCTGGCCCTCCTTATAGTCAATATGCAAACGGGCAACAGCAAAAAGATAAAGGCTTTGAAACCGAATTAAAATATCACGATAATAAAATTCATGCATCTGCATATTACGCTTATGTAACAGGTAAACTAACCGACGAAGCCGGTACACAAACCGGCAACCTTTACCGCAGGCCTAAAAGTACCTTAGGTGCCAACATCAGTTATGATATTTTAAACGATTTTCAGGTTGGCGTTAACTACAAATATACAGGCAACCGTACAGATCTGGCTTTTATAAACTTTCAATCAACTCCAATTACATTGAAGCATTACAATCTGGTTGATTTGCATTTGGAATATAAAGCAACCAAAAGTTTAAATGTTTTTGGCGACCTAAACAACGTTTTGGATACTAAGTACGTAGATTGGTTAGGATATAACACCCGCGGTATCAACTTCATGCTTGGTGCCAGGTATCAATTTAAATAG
- a CDS encoding DUF6580 family putative transport protein, protein MTAKDNTNRNLFLILMILVAAAFRLLAFKYKELSNFNPVGAIALFGGAYFTSKWKGYATVLLTLFTTDIVINYLYTSKLTLWYSGAEWVYLCFALMVLVGNLLERVNVVNVLLGSIATVLIHWLITDLPWLYGTAYPHTLAGYGESLVKAIPFEKNMALGTLVFSAILFGGFELAKNKYTFLQDKKQLAL, encoded by the coding sequence ATGACCGCAAAAGATAATACCAACCGCAACCTGTTTTTGATCCTGATGATCCTGGTTGCTGCCGCATTCAGGCTTTTAGCTTTTAAGTATAAAGAATTAAGTAATTTCAACCCGGTAGGTGCTATTGCATTATTTGGAGGTGCTTATTTTACATCAAAATGGAAGGGGTATGCTACGGTATTGCTTACACTGTTCACAACAGATATCGTGATTAATTATCTGTATACTTCAAAGTTAACTTTATGGTATAGCGGAGCAGAGTGGGTTTATTTATGCTTTGCCTTAATGGTACTTGTTGGCAATTTGCTTGAGAGGGTAAATGTTGTCAATGTGCTTTTAGGCTCAATCGCTACGGTTTTGATCCACTGGTTAATTACCGATCTGCCATGGTTATATGGTACAGCTTATCCGCATACGTTGGCTGGATATGGCGAATCATTGGTTAAGGCTATTCCGTTTGAGAAAAATATGGCATTGGGTACCCTGGTATTTAGTGCAATACTTTTTGGTGGTTTTGAGTTAGCTAAGAATAAGTACACTTTTTTGCAGGATAAAAAGCAATTGGCTTTATAA
- a CDS encoding SIR2 family NAD-dependent protein deacylase produces MKNIVILTGAGISAESGLKTFRDSDGLWEGYNIEDVATPQAWEWNPVMVQQFYNERRKSVLEATPNAAHYALAALEEKYKVTIITQNIDDLHERAGSTNVVHLHGIITRSQSSIKPELTYPIEGWEIKMGELCELGSQLRAHVVWFGEPVPMIEHAAAICVGADIFMLIGSSLAVYPAAGLIGYVDREVPKYIIDPNIPSVNVKGPVIKVQEKATVGVPTLVNQLLKD; encoded by the coding sequence ATGAAAAATATAGTAATACTAACCGGCGCCGGGATCAGTGCCGAAAGCGGCTTAAAAACATTCAGGGACAGCGATGGGCTTTGGGAGGGGTACAATATTGAAGATGTAGCTACTCCGCAAGCCTGGGAATGGAACCCCGTTATGGTTCAACAATTTTATAACGAGCGCCGCAAATCTGTATTGGAGGCGACTCCTAATGCTGCCCATTATGCGCTTGCCGCGCTCGAAGAAAAATATAAAGTAACCATCATTACTCAAAATATTGACGACCTGCATGAACGGGCAGGTTCAACCAATGTGGTGCATTTACATGGCATTATCACCCGTTCACAATCAAGTATAAAGCCCGAGCTTACTTATCCGATTGAGGGCTGGGAGATTAAAATGGGCGAGCTCTGCGAATTAGGCTCACAATTGCGTGCTCATGTAGTGTGGTTTGGCGAGCCTGTGCCAATGATAGAACACGCAGCCGCGATATGCGTAGGGGCAGATATATTTATGCTTATAGGTTCATCTCTTGCTGTTTACCCGGCCGCAGGGCTTATCGGTTATGTTGACCGCGAGGTGCCAAAGTATATTATCGATCCTAATATTCCTTCGGTAAATGTTAAAGGGCCTGTAATTAAAGTCCAGGAAAAAGCTACAGTTGGCGTACCTACATTGGTGAATCAATTATTGAAAGATTAA
- a CDS encoding Dph6-related ATP pyrophosphatase has translation MKCIFNWSGGKDSALALYYCLQNPDLEIVYLVTTINDAADRISMHGVRTELLIKQAEAIGIPLYQIRLPEMSGMKEYDDMMRYHLTRLKNEGITHSIFGDIFLEDLKDYRDARLSEIGLKGIYPLWKRDTTELINEFLHLGFGTVIACTQQRLERIVGKEISREVIDALPDDVDVCGENGEFHTFTFKGPIFAHEIKYKTGVKIFKEYAAPKNADDSCVSAADSTPSGFWYCDLLPL, from the coding sequence ATGAAGTGCATCTTCAACTGGAGCGGCGGTAAAGACAGCGCGCTCGCCTTATACTATTGCCTGCAAAATCCGGATCTTGAAATTGTTTATCTCGTAACCACTATTAATGATGCGGCCGATAGGATCTCAATGCATGGCGTAAGGACTGAACTACTGATCAAACAGGCCGAAGCCATCGGCATTCCATTATATCAGATCCGCCTGCCCGAAATGTCTGGCATGAAGGAGTATGATGATATGATGCGCTACCATTTAACCCGCCTCAAAAACGAAGGCATAACCCATTCCATTTTTGGCGATATTTTTTTGGAGGATTTAAAAGATTATCGTGATGCACGGCTAAGTGAGATTGGTCTTAAAGGTATTTACCCCTTATGGAAAAGGGATACGACTGAACTCATCAATGAGTTTTTACATCTCGGTTTCGGAACAGTGATAGCCTGTACCCAGCAACGTTTGGAGCGGATTGTTGGTAAAGAGATCAGCAGAGAAGTGATTGACGCTTTACCTGATGATGTTGATGTATGCGGCGAGAACGGAGAGTTCCACACTTTCACTTTTAAAGGGCCGATTTTTGCTCACGAAATAAAATATAAAACCGGTGTGAAAATTTTCAAGGAATATGCAGCACCTAAAAATGCTGATGATTCATGTGTCTCCGCCGCAGACTCAACACCTTCCGGCTTTTGGTATTGCGACTTGTTACCACTTTAA
- a CDS encoding DUF3291 domain-containing protein encodes MIVSLTIIRYRKLFIPFALLAMAIHRLPLLMQKGCTFYKLLGSGKNGTFDLEPDWQQWGLLACWDSREDFDEFYGKSLVSSWWKTLGAENWTILCTPIQSHGSWDSKEPFGKPEVNDVNGPVAVLTRATIKLSRLKNFWANVDAVADMMKSAPGYINSFGIGEAPVYRQATFSVWESLEHVKAFAYKSPEHAEVIKKTRSEGWYSEELFARFKPVASFGTINGKDPLNGLFNKIKKT; translated from the coding sequence ATGATTGTTAGCCTCACTATAATCCGCTACCGCAAACTGTTTATTCCTTTTGCCCTGCTGGCTATGGCTATTCATCGCCTGCCCTTGTTGATGCAAAAAGGATGCACTTTTTATAAACTTCTTGGTTCTGGCAAAAACGGAACTTTTGACCTTGAACCCGACTGGCAACAATGGGGCTTATTGGCTTGCTGGGATAGTCGGGAAGATTTCGATGAGTTTTATGGTAAATCGCTTGTAAGTTCGTGGTGGAAAACATTAGGCGCTGAAAACTGGACAATACTGTGTACTCCAATACAAAGCCATGGAAGCTGGGATAGTAAAGAGCCTTTTGGCAAACCGGAGGTAAATGATGTTAATGGCCCGGTTGCTGTACTCACGCGTGCAACCATCAAACTTAGCAGGTTAAAAAATTTTTGGGCTAATGTCGACGCGGTGGCAGATATGATGAAATCCGCTCCGGGATATATCAATTCGTTTGGCATCGGCGAAGCGCCTGTATACAGACAGGCAACATTTTCTGTTTGGGAAAGCCTGGAACACGTGAAAGCTTTTGCATATAAAAGCCCCGAACATGCCGAAGTAATAAAAAAGACAAGAAGCGAAGGCTGGTATAGCGAAGAGCTTTTCGCCCGGTTTAAACCAGTTGCAAGCTTTGGTACCATTAATGGTAAAGACCCGCTTAACGGTTTGTTTAATAAAATAAAAAAGACATGA
- a CDS encoding GAF domain-containing protein — protein sequence MAEDLTITASTDKIEQYTTLIPQIEALLYGESDLVANMANVAAALKEQFKWFWVGFYVVKENELVLGPFQGPVACTRIGLGKGVCGAAWQQAKTLVVPDVDAFPGHIACSSLSRSEIVVPVFKDNEVVAVLDVDSELLDQFNETDAQYLDQIVKLINF from the coding sequence ATGGCAGAGGATTTAACAATTACCGCATCAACCGATAAAATCGAACAGTATACCACGCTTATCCCGCAAATCGAGGCGTTACTTTATGGTGAGTCCGATTTAGTCGCCAATATGGCAAACGTCGCGGCGGCTTTAAAAGAGCAATTTAAGTGGTTTTGGGTAGGCTTTTACGTGGTTAAAGAAAATGAGCTGGTTTTAGGCCCGTTTCAGGGACCTGTCGCTTGTACCCGTATTGGTTTGGGCAAAGGCGTTTGCGGGGCGGCATGGCAGCAGGCTAAAACTTTGGTGGTGCCTGATGTTGATGCATTTCCCGGCCATATAGCCTGTAGCTCGCTTTCCCGGTCGGAGATTGTAGTTCCTGTATTTAAAGATAACGAAGTAGTAGCCGTGCTTGATGTAGACAGCGAGTTACTTGATCAGTTCAATGAAACAGATGCGCAATACCTTGACCAAATAGTAAAGCTTATTAATTTTTAA
- a CDS encoding alpha/beta hydrolase, whose amino-acid sequence MSRIYLIAGLGADTRVYNNINLNDEHEVITVDWIEPDLIDTLIIYAQSLIYQYDIKPNSVLIGNSLGGIIVVEMSKLIPVEKVILISSIKTSDEAPRYFSLFRALPVYKLIPGKVFNSMGFMIKPLFGHMNQEDAWLFSDMLKKSSPVFMKWAMYAILHWKNDIIPPNLYHITGDKDLVFNYKRIKDATIVKGGTHIMIFDKAKEINKLLKGILKK is encoded by the coding sequence ATGAGCAGGATCTATTTGATTGCAGGCCTTGGTGCCGACACCCGTGTGTATAACAATATCAACCTCAATGACGAGCACGAGGTAATTACCGTAGATTGGATCGAGCCAGATTTAATCGATACTTTAATTATCTATGCCCAAAGTCTTATTTATCAATATGATATCAAGCCAAATTCGGTATTGATTGGCAATTCTTTAGGTGGGATAATTGTAGTTGAAATGTCTAAACTTATCCCCGTCGAAAAAGTCATCCTGATCTCCAGTATTAAAACCAGTGATGAGGCGCCACGGTATTTTAGCCTTTTTCGCGCCTTGCCTGTTTACAAGCTTATTCCGGGTAAGGTTTTTAATTCGATGGGTTTTATGATTAAACCTTTATTTGGACATATGAACCAGGAGGACGCATGGTTATTTAGCGATATGCTCAAAAAATCGTCGCCGGTATTTATGAAATGGGCCATGTATGCTATCCTGCACTGGAAAAACGATATTATTCCACCGAACCTCTACCATATTACCGGCGATAAAGACCTTGTGTTTAATTACAAAAGAATAAAAGATGCTACCATTGTTAAGGGCGGTACGCATATCATGATCTTTGACAAGGCAAAAGAGATCAATAAATTATTGAAGGGGATCCTGAAAAAATGA
- a CDS encoding DNA-3-methyladenine glycosylase, which produces MKIPESYYLDNDVVSISKDLLGKYLFTCIDGVTTGGYIVETEAYNGVIDKASHAFGNRLTPRTKTMFMRGGIAYVYLCYGIHEMFNIVTSVEGHPQAILIRAIQPTEGIEAMQVRRNMPVLKPNITAGPGSVAKALGISRRINAFSLQGDAIWLEDRGLIFPDEQIKAGPRIGVAYAAEDALLPYRFYVKGNIYVSKSNK; this is translated from the coding sequence ATGAAAATACCTGAAAGTTATTACCTGGACAATGATGTTGTAAGTATCAGTAAAGATTTGTTGGGCAAGTATTTATTTACTTGTATTGATGGCGTAACTACAGGTGGGTATATTGTTGAAACAGAAGCTTATAATGGTGTTATAGATAAAGCTTCGCACGCTTTTGGCAATCGACTGACACCACGGACTAAAACCATGTTCATGCGGGGCGGCATTGCTTATGTTTACCTATGTTATGGCATTCATGAAATGTTCAATATCGTTACTTCTGTTGAAGGGCATCCACAGGCTATACTTATCAGGGCCATCCAACCTACTGAAGGGATTGAGGCTATGCAGGTGCGCCGCAATATGCCGGTGCTTAAGCCTAATATCACGGCAGGACCCGGTTCGGTAGCTAAGGCTTTAGGGATTTCGCGCAGGATCAATGCATTTAGTTTGCAGGGCGATGCTATTTGGCTCGAAGATCGTGGCTTAATCTTTCCGGATGAACAAATAAAAGCCGGCCCGCGAATAGGGGTGGCTTATGCTGCCGAAGATGCGTTGCTGCCCTATCGTTTCTATGTAAAAGGCAATATTTACGTAAGCAAGTCTAATAAATAA
- the kynU gene encoding kynureninase, producing MNYQNDLAFARQQDEQDTLKNFRSRFLIPQHNGEDAVYLCGNSLGLQPVSAQQYLADQLDTWKSLAVEGWFHGDNPWLDYHKSITGSIAGIVGAQENEVAIMNSLTVNLHLLMVSFYNPDNKRFKIIMEGGAFPSDQYAVESQVKFHRLDPKEAIIEIFPRKGEVTLRTEDIIQVIDQNKNELALVLFGGINYYTGQFFDLKAITDAAHAAGAYAGFDLAHAAGNVPLQLHNWGADFACWCSYKYMNSGPGGISGIFVHEKYFTDKELNRFAGWWGYRCDKQFLMAPGFDPEMGAAGWQVSTSPILLLALFKASMVIFDDAGELDILREKSIHLTGYLEFLIQDINKQQGEEVYRIITPADPAARGCQLSIVCKRNARAIFNYLAQNGVIGDWREPDVIRLSPVPLYNTFEDVYKTSRLMADALKAV from the coding sequence ATGAACTATCAAAATGATCTGGCGTTTGCCCGGCAGCAGGATGAGCAGGATACATTAAAAAATTTCCGAAGTCGTTTTTTAATTCCTCAACACAACGGTGAAGATGCGGTTTATCTTTGCGGTAATTCGCTCGGCTTGCAGCCTGTATCGGCGCAGCAATATCTTGCAGATCAATTAGACACCTGGAAAAGCCTTGCTGTTGAAGGCTGGTTTCACGGAGATAACCCCTGGCTTGATTATCACAAATCAATTACCGGTTCAATTGCCGGCATTGTAGGCGCGCAAGAAAATGAAGTTGCCATAATGAATTCACTTACAGTAAATCTTCACTTATTGATGGTAAGTTTTTATAATCCAGATAATAAACGATTTAAAATTATTATGGAAGGAGGAGCTTTTCCTTCCGATCAATATGCAGTAGAAAGTCAGGTAAAGTTCCATCGGCTTGATCCTAAAGAGGCAATAATTGAGATTTTCCCCCGGAAAGGCGAGGTTACTTTACGAACTGAAGATATTATCCAAGTCATCGATCAAAACAAAAATGAACTTGCCTTAGTGCTGTTCGGCGGAATCAATTACTATACCGGACAGTTTTTTGATCTGAAAGCAATTACGGATGCGGCTCATGCAGCAGGTGCTTATGCAGGCTTTGATCTGGCTCATGCTGCGGGAAATGTCCCCTTGCAGTTGCACAATTGGGGAGCCGATTTCGCTTGCTGGTGTTCGTATAAATACATGAACTCCGGGCCGGGCGGCATAAGCGGCATTTTTGTACACGAAAAATACTTCACTGATAAGGAACTGAACAGGTTTGCCGGCTGGTGGGGCTATCGCTGCGACAAGCAGTTTCTGATGGCGCCGGGCTTCGATCCTGAGATGGGCGCAGCCGGCTGGCAGGTGAGCACAAGTCCAATATTGCTTCTCGCTTTGTTTAAAGCCTCTATGGTTATCTTTGATGACGCGGGCGAGTTAGATATCCTTCGAGAAAAAAGCATTCATTTAACGGGATATTTAGAGTTTTTGATTCAGGACATTAATAAACAGCAGGGCGAAGAGGTGTACAGGATTATTACGCCAGCTGATCCGGCTGCCCGCGGCTGCCAGCTTTCAATAGTTTGCAAACGAAATGCCAGGGCTATTTTCAACTATCTTGCACAAAACGGTGTTATAGGCGATTGGCGCGAACCTGATGTGATCCGCCTGAGCCCTGTGCCACTTTACAATACATTTGAGGATGTTTACAAAACATCCAGATTGATGGCTGATGCGCTAAAAGCTGTTTAA
- a CDS encoding bestrophin family protein translates to MVYYNPKEWFSFIFKINKAETLRELFPLMLAVGAYAGVVTYFLIDFWQLPDTSILRKVIFIHQTIGFVFSLLLAFRINSAYDRWWEGRKIWGSLVNNSRNLAIKLKHLINEDELAFFNYAIPRYARALRDHLRDEYVPEEQPFISVDAQKHVPNQVASDMIKNIYRLNKEGAINPEQLFSITAEITSFTDICGACERIKKTPIPFSYNVFIKKFIFTYIMTLPFTWAFDLKYFIIPIICFVLFVFASIELLAEEIEDPFGRDANDLPLDSICENIQKHVGELIG, encoded by the coding sequence ATGGTTTATTACAATCCCAAAGAATGGTTTTCATTCATCTTTAAAATAAATAAAGCCGAAACACTTCGCGAGCTGTTTCCGCTGATGCTTGCAGTAGGTGCATATGCCGGCGTGGTTACTTATTTTCTTATCGATTTTTGGCAGCTGCCCGATACAAGCATACTCAGGAAAGTAATTTTTATTCATCAAACTATCGGTTTTGTATTTTCATTACTGTTGGCCTTTCGTATCAATTCGGCTTATGACCGCTGGTGGGAGGGGCGTAAGATATGGGGAAGCCTGGTTAACAATAGCCGCAATCTTGCTATTAAACTAAAACACCTGATTAACGAAGATGAATTGGCTTTTTTTAACTATGCTATTCCCCGTTACGCGAGGGCTCTGAGAGATCATTTGCGGGATGAATATGTCCCGGAAGAGCAACCGTTTATCAGTGTTGATGCGCAAAAACATGTACCCAACCAGGTAGCTTCAGACATGATTAAAAACATTTACAGGTTAAATAAAGAAGGTGCTATCAACCCGGAGCAATTGTTTAGCATAACAGCTGAAATTACTTCTTTTACAGATATTTGCGGTGCATGTGAACGAATTAAGAAAACACCTATTCCGTTTTCGTACAATGTATTTATTAAGAAATTTATCTTTACCTACATCATGACCCTGCCGTTTACCTGGGCCTTTGATCTCAAATATTTTATTATCCCGATAATCTGCTTTGTACTTTTTGTTTTTGCGAGTATTGAGTTATTAGCCGAAGAAATCGAGGATCCGTTTGGTCGTGATGCCAATGATTTACCATTGGATAGCATTTGCGAAAACATCCAAAAACATGTAGGGGAGTTGATAGGATAG